Proteins encoded by one window of Deltaproteobacteria bacterium:
- a CDS encoding bifunctional DNA primase/polymerase, giving the protein MTDSSTDLLSAALRYAALGLPVFPCSLEKKPMTTHGHHDATTDPGSIRAMFAPPGVAGIGVPTGPASGWLVIDRDRHGDVDGIAACHALEQELGPLAPTRHQRTGSGGDQLIYRYPADRRVPCSAGRIAQGVDVRGDGGYIVVPPSRNERGPYTWIRDTEPVDLPTLWLDRLAARPRPERAPVPAVQV; this is encoded by the coding sequence ATGACCGATTCTTCCACCGATCTCCTCTCCGCAGCCCTGCGGTATGCAGCCCTGGGTCTGCCTGTGTTCCCGTGCTCCCTCGAAAAAAAGCCCATGACCACCCACGGCCACCATGACGCCACGACCGACCCGGGCAGCATCCGGGCCATGTTCGCACCTCCAGGCGTGGCCGGTATCGGCGTTCCGACCGGGCCAGCATCCGGCTGGCTGGTCATCGACCGCGACCGCCACGGAGACGTGGACGGTATCGCCGCCTGCCACGCCCTGGAGCAGGAGCTCGGGCCACTGGCGCCCACGCGGCACCAGCGCACGGGGTCCGGTGGTGACCAGCTCATCTACCGCTATCCTGCGGACCGGCGCGTCCCGTGCAGTGCTGGCCGCATCGCCCAGGGCGTGGATGTCCGGGGCGACGGCGGCTATATCGTGGTCCCGCCCTCCCGGAATGAGCGCGGGCCATACACATGGATACGGGACACCGAGCCCGTGGACCTGCCCACCCTGTGGCTGGATCGACTGGCCGCGCGGCCCAGGCCGGAACGGGCACCAGTCCCCGCCGTCCAGGTCA